The following DNA comes from Marinobacter adhaerens HP15.
ATTGTACACCTTGCCTCTCTTGTAGGCTGATTTTAGCCGCTAAAGTTTTTGACTTGGTTTAAAAGTATAGCTATACTCCCCTTGTCATTACGAAAGGAGACTCTACCATGAGCCACAATATGTTTCAGTTTATCGGAAATCTTACCCGTGATACAGAGCTACATAACAGCCAGGGCGGCAGCAGTCGCGCAATTTTTGACATTGCTGTTAACAGCACATGGGGCAAGGGAGCTGACAAGAAAGAGAAGACCGATTTTTTCCGCATCAAGTCTTTTGGTGCGATAGCCGACAATGCAGGCCGCTACCTGGGGAAAGGTTCCAAGGTGTTTGTTCAGGGCCGCATTGAAAACACTCGCTTTGAAAAAGATGGCAAAACCGAGTTTGGCACCGACTTCATTGTAGAAAAGATTGATTACCTAGACACAAAAGCCCCGGAAGGACAACAACAGGGGTAAGGCGGTTGCCCCGGCTTGATGCTGGGGTGTTTCCCAGGAGGGCACTAGATGGCAGATTACTTTAATAAACAAGAATATATCCGAAAGCTGATTGATAGCGGTGTTGAGCCGGACAAAGCGGAAGAAATTGCGTCCAGGACCAACTATTATCGGAACCGATCAGCACAAGCGGAGGTTCGCCCAATAGGCGAGGCTATTACCCTGCCGGGTATTCCTGAACCCGAAGCCCCTGCCCTTTCTGATACGACCAAAGCAAAACAGAACACCACGGAGGCCAGCGACCCGGCCCCGGCTGCCAAGGGGGAAACCATGAGCGACAAGAAGCCAGGGCGAAAAAAAGGCGCGACGGATGCACTGGCCTCGAAGGTTGACGAAGCCCGGCAAGCAGCGTTGCTAAAACACACTAAACAAGAGATCAAAGACGCTCAGTTATCGTTGTTCGATATTGCCCCCTGGGGGGATCACATGCGGGCACTGCCGAACGACTACGCCCGCTCGGCGTTGTTCACTGTCCGTAACAAGCGAGCGCCCCGCCTGGCCCTGCAAAACGAGCCTATCTATAGCATCGGTGACGATGTGAACATTACTTACACAGGCGTAGAGCTACGGGCGGAGGATGACGAGTTGGTATGGCAACAGGTCATGGAGTATTCCAAGCGTTCGCCTATTGGCGACCCTATCAGCTTTACATTCTATGAGCTGTGTAAGGACTTGGGATGGTCAATCAATGGCCGCTATTACAAAAAGGCCGAAGAGTGTTTGTCACGGTTGCAAGCATCGGCCATGCAATTTGAATCCAAACGAGTTGGACGGCTTGAGTCACTGTCACTAATCAGCCGGTTTCGTGTCCTGGATCGAGGCAAGCGCAATTCTCGATGCCAGGTCATGATTGATGAAGAAATGGTTGTGCTGTTCGCTGGTGATTACTATTCCCGCTTTATTTGGGACAAGTACCGTAAGCTGTCCCCCACGGCCCGCCGTATGTTCGATTACTTTGCTTCACACAAGGAGCCGTTCCCGTTGAAACTAGAAACCTTCCGGCTTATGTGCGGCTCAGAATCAACCAGGGCTAAGAAGTGGCGGGAGCAGGTAGGGGCTGCGTGTGACGAGCTGAGAGAAAGCGGCCTTGTTGCCCATGCTTGGGTTGCCGGGGAGCAATTGCACTGCAAGCGAAGCTGATGGCCATCATGGCCACGCATCGAGAACAAAGGGGCTGCGGCCCCTTTTTTGTTGCTTTATGAGGGGCTAAGCCTGTGGGTAGGCTATGGGGATAAATATTGTTGGTTGACATATGAGGGGCGTTAGTTGACATATGAGGGGCCAGCGGACTAGGCGCACTACTGACACTTGAAGGGCCAGCTTGAAAAACACCCCTTCCCTGGCGTCCAAACCTGGCGAAAGCCAGACCTTGGCTAAGAGTTATCCACATTTCATAGGTATAACCCTGTTAGTAACCCCGTTACGCTATTGACACTTGAGGGGCGCACCTATTGACACTTGAGGGGCGGGTTTACTGACACTTGAGGGGCAAAATACTGACACTTGAGGGGCGGGTTTACTGACACTTGAGGGGCGGGGGTGATCCTAAAAAACCAATAAAAACAAAGCGTTATAATCGTTTTTTAGCCCCTCTAACCTTCTTTTAACCCTTTATATACCAATAATATAACCATTTATTTATAACCAATTGGGCGAAAAACACTCATTTGGCGAGAAAAAACCGAAAAGCGAAAACCGGCCCCCGAAGGGGGGAGACCCCCCCTTCTCAATCCCTCCCGGTCGCTGCGCTCCCTCCCATCCCCCCAGGGGCAAGCCCCTCGGCCGCTTCGCGTCCTCACCCCATTGAATCGTGCGTTTACGCTGCGCTATGCCCAAAGGGGCTACCGCCCCTCTGGACTCCCCGATTGTCAAAGACCGTGCCCCCTGGAGCCTCTGAGGCAATCCTAAACTATTGAGCAAGTTGGGAAGTTCGTTTGTTTGTACGCCAAGGAAAGGAGGCGGCCAGATCGGAGCTTGAATCAGCCCCTCAAATGTCAATGAAACCCTTTAAAAATGGGGCTTGTAGGACAATTTGCCCTTGACAAGATAGGGCATTTTGCCCTATTATTATAAACAGAAGGCCGGGCAAGTCGCCAAGGTCAACAACCGGAGAATTTCCGATGACGATTTACACTTACACCCCTGATCTAACACGCCCCCTGTGCCCTACTTGCGGCGCTCCTGTTCCCCAAGATACCGACACCCCAGAAACACCGTGGCAAGGCACCTGCCGTGCCGGTCACACGTTCACATTCCAGCTTGAGAGCGAGGGCGAATGGTTGGAGGACTCCAAGAGCGGACGATTCAGCCGCGTTGCTACCGAGCCAGAAGAGTCAACTTGGATTTGCAACGAATGCGGAGAAGCTGGGGCCGATCCTTACGAGGCCGGTTGTGTCGAATGCGGCGCTGAGCCTGACTTTCATTGACATTTGAGGGGCGGGCGAAAGCCTGCCCTACCAGCCAAGGGGGCATTATGAAACAGAAAACTTTTATGCAAATGTTTCGGGAGTGGGAACGAATGGGCGGGCGAGTTCGGGCCAGTCTGGATCGCCGCTGTGTTGAACGGTTTGGCTACCAAACAGCTCTAGCATTCGACCGTTACGACAGCATCAAGCACGCTATAGCTGGATGCACTATCCATACGCGGATTAACTACAGAGCTGCGGCCACTAAGGCGCTAGGGGAGCAGTGGCGAGGCCGAAGCCTGGAACTAAACCGTATGTGGCGGAACTGGAGCTAAGGGGCGCGTCCCCTTTTTTCGGTCCACCCATCAATTAGGGCAATTTGCCCTTGACAAGATAGGGCATTTTGACCTATTGTTATAAACAGAAGGCCGGGTAAGTCGCCCAGGTCAATAACCGGAGAATTTCCGATGAACGTATCAGTTAAAGAATTTCGCAACTCAGTTGATCACCTGTACCGCATGGCAAACGTGGATTATCACGCCTGCGTTGGTGCCCAGGAGCTTCGCTATTGGGTTGAGCGTGTCGAGCGCGTTATTGGGCTTGTCGAAGCCCTGGAGTGCAAACGGGCGAAGCCTGCCGACCGAGAAGAGCACGGGAAGAGCTTGGAAGCGGCTCACAAACGCCTAGAGCAAGCCGCGAAACGGATTCAGGAGCTGGAGCAGCCCGAACCGAAGAAGCCGACACTAACCCTTTGTGTTCACTAAAAAAAAGCCCGGTTTAACCGGGTTTTTTTATGCTTGCCTATTGACTAATTAGGGCAAAATGCCCTATTATACATATCGAAGGCCGGGCACACCGCCCAGGTCAATAACCGGAGAATTTCCGATGACTGATACAACCGATTACACCCCTGTTACTGCTTCCCTGGTCGCAGAAGATAACCGCATGGGGTTTTACCCTGCTGCATTTGGTGAAGCTCGCATGATGCGCGGCGAAGCCCTGGTGCTGGGTTACATGGGTAATCTTTCCCAGGACTACAAAGGCGCGTTCTGGCACTTCTATACCCTATCGAACGGCGGCTATTACATGGCTCCTGCGATTGATACCGAAATGCACCTGGAGGTTTCAGGTAACTGGTTTTCTGGCTCTATGTCGGCTGACGCGGCGGGGATCGTAGCCACGTTGTTCGCATTTGGACACCTTGCAGCCGAAGCCCAGGGCACCGCCGAGGGTGACGCCCTGATTGACCGCTATCACTTCCTGAGAGAGTACGCCCTTGATCACGCGGAAGCCGCTGCGATCCTTGGCGCTATCGACTGATAGGAGAGGCCCCGGCGCAAGCTGGGGCCATTGTGTGGCGATGATGAATAAGAGAGACGAGCAAGCGGCGAAGCTGGCCGCCTCGATGCCCGACGAACAAACCGCGTTGCTGGACTTGGCTGCCGGGGCCGTGAATGACCTGCACGCTGCTGTACTGGTCGATGATGCAGAAAGGGTTGCCGGGGCAATGGCCCGGTATGAGGCGGTTATCTGGAAAATGAACGGCGGCACCTTCTTTGGATGCAACGCGGATTCCGATTCACCTGGTAACGTGGTTGAAAGACATTGCCAGGCTGATACCGGGGCGGTTCCTAAATGGGGTCAGAAAGGGGCGTTTGTTTCTGTTGTCGATGGTATGCGTGTCTTGGTCGAGTTTGGCAGCCTTGGCAGCCAGGGAACCGCTCATTTTTCTTTTCATGCGGTAGACCTGGACGCCTGGTTTATATCAGAGACAGGGTATCGGTCCCACTTCGACGGCCTGCGGTTTGGCTCGACAGTGGAAGAGGCTGCAAAAGCCATACTGGTTGATTACCTCAAGGACAAACGGCCAGAGATTGGAACGGAAGATAGGGACCGGCTTTCTCGATCCCCCCTCCCCGCCGTTCTGGCTTCCCTGGAGCCGCCTGCGCGACGTTCTCCAGCAACCCTTGACGTACCCCCTGGTTACGCTCTTGTGGACGTTGTGCTGCCTCCACAGAAGGCATTTATTGCGCGGAAGTGGGCCAAGGAAGCACAAGCAAAGATCGAAGCGGACAAGCCGACAAAGGAGCTGCCGGAAATAGAGCCGGAGGCCGCAAAACCAAGAGCGGCTAAAGCCGCGAAAATGAACGCCAGGGAAGAAACTAGACGATTTAAACCTGGGCAGCGATGCCAGATTGTTAGCGTCCATCATCCTGTATTTGAAAAGGATATAGGCAAGTTCGTTATTATCACGAAATTGTCCCCTCACACCTCCCAGGTATGGGCGCACGACGACGAGCCGACAAAGTACCGAATCAATCGGAACGGGCGGCGCGTTGTTCAGTTCAACCCTAAATCGGTGCATACGATCTACAGCTTTGATCAATTGCGCCCCGTAATAGACACAGGAGAAACAAACAATGAGTGACCCGAATATTAGACTTGAATGCCTGCGTCCTGCTGAAAAGTGGGAGCGCCCGACAGGCGAGGAAATCCGCGAAGTGTTGCGGTTGGCTGAATTGACAGGCGGCGGAGCGGCCAGAAAAGTCGGGCTTGGGCAGAAGGGAGACAGAACGGTGCGCCGCTGGATTGGCGAGGAAACGCACATTCCTTATGCCGCGTGGGCATTGCTTTGTGACATGGCCGGGCTGGGCAAAATTTGGGAAGAGAGTTGAACGCCAGGAAGGAAAGGCTTGGAATTGTGATTTTAGCCGCTAAAATGTTTCGATAAATCGGAATTTTCCGCTTGACAAGATAGGGCAATTTGCCCTAATATATTAAGTGAAGGCCGGGCATACTGCCCAGGTCAATAACCGAGGAATACCGATGACTACTAGCAAAATCATGTCTTGGGTCGATGCGCTGCCGAACGTAGCCGCGACTGACTTCACCGCTCGCCGTGACTCCATTGCGGACAAGATGGCAGAAGCTCAGGAGCTGGAACAGCGGGCGTCAAAACTGCGTGAAGAGGCTTATTTTGCCAGTCTTAAACTGGAAGGTGACGCCAAAGGGAAATGGTCGATTGAGACCGTAGAACAGGCAAAACACCGGGCTGATTTTTAGAAAGGATACGCCCCGGTTAGACCGGGGCGCTTGGCCCGGCGCTGTCACACCGAAACCAATGCTCTCTAGGGTGTGGCCCTATTTGCAGAGCAATAGATAATTGGAGCACGGAAGGCGTGGAGGGTCAAGAATATGTCAAAGTCAAATATTATCAAGTTTCCGAAAGCTGGCCCTACTGATTCAGGGCCGCCGGACCCGCAACCAAAAGCACAGGCCAAGCAACAGCCGAGCAAGCCGCAGAGCAACCCGAAGAAAGGCGGGGGATTTCTGGCGGCTATTCTGCGTTGGGTATGGATAGGCGTTGTCCTGGTGTGGCCGTTGCTTAAATGGGTTATCTCTATCGACGTTTTCTTTCAGGGTGTCCGCGCCGTGTACTACTGGGATGATCCAACGGTACATGCAGGGTGGACGTTCCTGGCTCATTTTGCCGTGCTGACTGTCCTCACTTATTTTGTGTCGGTATTCAAACCCAAAGGCGTTTAATTTTAGCCGCTAAAGTGTTGACCTGATCCTAAAGTATAGCTATACTTTTTATGTATTCGGCGGCTGTCACCGTCATTCAGTCAATAACTAGGGTGTGGAGTTGGTATGGGTGCAATCCATGAAGAAACAACTAACGGAGTCCCAATTTCAAGCTGCAATCAAGGGCTTGGGAGTAGGACAGCAAACGCTCGAAATAGCGCATGGCGTCTTGGTGGAGGGGAAAACTCAAGCCGAGTTCGTAGCGTTATTGGGAGTGACAAAAGGAGCGGTCAATCAGGCCGTCAAGAGAATTTGGGACGCTCACAAGGCGCTGACGCCGGAGGGGTACGAGCGAGTCACGGCAATACTGCCGGAACATCAAGCGTTCATCGTCAAGAAGTGGGCGGAGGACGCCAAGAAGAAAAGGGACACGTAATGAAAACACTGGTCACGGCAAACCAAAAAGGCGGCGTCGGCAAAACATCAACCTTGGTGCATCTGGCGTTTGATTTCTATGAACGCGGCAAAAAGGTGGCCGTGATCGACCTGGATACCCAGGGTAATGCCTCTTACACGCTCCAGGAGTTCCGCACGGGCGTTGTAGCAAGCAACTTTTTCAATGGCGGCCCGTTCGACGTTGTGAATGGAGGGGACGCGCCTGGCATGGCTCTTATTGAGTCTGACGCCGCCTTGGCAAACATGGAAACCATGTCCCTTGGTCGCGCTGGTGAACATTTCAGAGCAGGTATTGCGAGCCTTGCAGAACAAGGCTTTGACGTGTGCTTGATCGACACGGCCCCTTCCCTTGGTGTGAGTATGGCCGCCGCGCTGATTGCTGCGGATTATGTCCTGTCCCCTGTTGAGCTGGAAGCCTATTCAATTCAAGGCATCAAGAAAATGAATGCGGCCATTGCGAACGTGCGCAAGGCTAACCCTAAGCTGCAATTTTTGGGCATGGTGCCGAGCAAGGTGGACGGACGAAACCCCCGCCACGGTCGCCACCTGGAACAGCTCCAGCAGGCATTTCCGCAACTTATGCTTCCTACCACAATCGGCCTGCGTAGCAGCATAGCGGACGCACTCGCTTCCGGGGTGCCGGTCTGGAAAATCAAAAAAACGGCTGCCAGAAAAGCCGCGAAAGAAGTTCGCGCCCTGGCTGACCTTGTGTTTACAAAAATGGAGATCACCGCATGAGCGCGCAAAAAGAACAGAAAATGGAGGGGCTGGGTCTGGAGGGTATTGGCGACCTGTCCGGGCTTCTGAACGACCCCGAAAACACCAACGGCGGCGGCGCTGGCCCCTTGGAACTGGCCTTGGACCTGATAGATGAAGATCCAAACCAGCCACGTACCGAGGACAACCCTGGCTTTTCAAAATCGAGCCTGGAAGAGCTGGCCGCTACCATTCGCCATCGAGGCGTTAAAACGCCTATTTCAGTGCGCGAGAACCAGGACGAACCGGGCCGCTTCATCATCAACCACGGCGCTCGCCGCTTCCGTGGTAGCCGTATCGCTGAGAAGGAAACTATCCCGGCGTTTATCGACAACGATTACAACGAAGCGGACCAGGTGATTGAAAACCTGCAACGCAACGAGCTGACGGCCCGCGAGATTGCCGACTACATTGGCCGCGAACTGGCTAAGGACGTTAAGAAGGGGGATATTGCGGCAGCTATCGGCAAATCCGCTGCATTCGTGAGCCAGCACGTTACCTTGCTCGACCTGCCGGAACCGATTGCTGAGGCATTCAACACTGGCCGCGTTAATGACGTGACCGTGATTAACGAGCTGGTTAAGGCTTACAAGAAGAACCCGGACGAGGTTGTTGCCTGGCTGGCCGACGACGAGCAGGAGATAACACGCGGATCGGTGAAGCTGCTGCGTGAGTACCTGGACGACAAGCGCAAGCATGAGGACGAGGAACGCGACCCGAACACCGTGGATGCTTTCACCGGCCAGACTGATGCCGAAGGCGACGACGACCAGGAAGAGGAAGAGGGCGAAACCCCGCCGAAGAAGGAGCCGAAGGAGCAAGACCCGGACAAGCTGAAAAAAGCGATTATCATGGTCAAGCATGACGAGCGCATGGGCCGACTGATGCTTAATCGTCGTCCTACTGCTGAGGGCTGGGCCTGGATCAAATACGAGGACGACGGCCACGAGTTTGAAGCGGACCTTGGAACGGTTGAGCTGATGGCCTTGATGGACGGAGCTTAACCCCAAAAAGAAAGCCCTGGGCACGGCGGCAACCGTATCCAGGGCCATAACCCACGCTAACCAGTTGAGAGGTACTAGCGATGAGTAGCAACGATTGTATCATGATTGCAGGCCGGATTCGCGCCGCCCTGGAGCAAAAGAAATCATTTACCCTTCCCTTGATGACAATGGCCGACCTGGCGCACGTCCTCGATCACTTGCAGAGGGCCGAAGCTGCCGCGTGACAGCGTGACACGGCCATGAACCACACCCACCCTGCCCCGCTTTTGCGGGGCTTTTTTTTTACCTGCACGAAATGTATCCTTGCTTGGTTTTGTAGTATGTTGTAGTATAATACACAATACAACATACTACAGAGGGCGAACATTATGGCAATCAGCAAAGAGCAGATTTTCCAGGTGGCCGACGAGCTGGACGCAGCCGGTCAAAACCCTACCCTTGCAGCGGTACGCAAGGCCCTAGACGGCGGCAGTTACACCACGATCAGTGAAGCAATGAAGGAATGGCGAGCGGCCAAGGCTGCCGACGCTACGCCGATTCAAGAGCCGCCCCCGCCTGGTGTTATGGATAAGCTGTCGGAGGTTGGGGCCGAGATTTGGGGCGTGGCCCTGGAGCTGGCGAACGGTCGCCTTGCTAGTGAGCGCGAAGGCTTGGAAGCGGCCCGGTTGGAAATGGAGGCTTCCAGACTTGAGGCTGTCGAACTGGCAGATCAGCTATCGGCAGACCTGGACGACTCGCGCAATCAGGTTGCGAGCCTGGAGGGCGTGGCCCAGGAGTTGCGGGCAGAAGTGGACGACTTGAAAGGCAAGCTGACCACGGCCACCGAGCGAGCCACTACCGCCGAGGCCCGTAGTGGTGAAATGGAGCGGCGAGCCAATGACTTGCGTTCCGAACTGGATCGGGCGCACCAGGAGGCAGACAAAAACCGTCAGGCGCTGGAACGTGTCCAGGAGGCCGCAGCGAAAGCAGCCGACACCCATAAAGCCGAGCTGGCACAAGCCCAGGCTGATGCAAAGCAGGCGGCCAAGGATCACAAGACAGAGTTGGCACAATCTCAAGCCGATGCGAAGCAAGCGGCTAAAGAGTACCAGGAGCAAGTCGAGGCGCTGCGAGCGCAGCACAGTCAGGCGCTGGAGAGTGCCCAGGAGGCCAAAGCAGCCGCACAGGCCGAGGCTGAGCGACTGGCTGCCGTCAACTCTTCCCTGGAGTCCAAACAGGCGCAAGCCGAGGAAAAACTTGCTGTATTGACAGGTGAAGTCGAGAAAGCAGGTGCGGAGCGCGATTCTGCCCTGGCGGCGGTGGCGACGGCCAGAGAGGAAGCGGCGGCACTGCGCGGACGTGTTGAAGGGCTAGAAATTGCGCTTTCACGCGGGGAGAAGGGCGACGGTTCGCAGAAATAACCTGATAAATCGGGTTTTTTACCGTACTATTAAAGGCATCCTTGACAGATTTTCCCGGCCAGAATGCAAGCCGGCCTCGTTTGGTTGCCGAGGTCGGCTTTTTTGTGGGCGGGGACTTTGCAACCAGTAGCAGTAGAAGAAAACACAAAGGAGCGCCGCAAATGAAGCAACGCCTTTTGGTTATGAACGGCCAGCGGATCGTTCAGACCGACCAGGGTGGCGCATGGGCTAATCAAAAGGTTGATAAGGCCGGAGCGTTGAAGCCCGGCATATACAACCTTTACATGGCTAAGGAAGCCGATAAGTCACAGCGCCATGATGGCGTGATTGTTCATGCCGATAACAACAAAATATACCAGCAGATAGGCAAAAACTTTGTCATGCACTCTAAGTCAGATTTCGATATAGTACCTGATATTGGGAGTGCAAAAAGCATTAGCTACGACGCCCAGGGCAAGGCATTAGTCGCCCAGGCTGTCAAACTCAGCAGAGGACGCTCCCGATAGTTTTAGCGGCTAAAACGGGAGGTGCCTTTGAGTAAGCTAGGAATCGGGGAGCGTGCCCCTTGGGACGATTTTCCTCAAGTGATAAGGAATGGAGACTTGGGAGCGTTGAAAAACGAACCCGAGTACCAGGCAGCCAAGTCTGGCGACATGCCTGCTGCTATCGAGCTAGTAGATAGGCTTCTCACCGATGAAACGGTGGAGAAGATCAGGGAGCAAATGGGGGACAGCAAGCCCCTGGTGTTGCCAGTTTTGGCCGTTGAGGCGGCTGGTAACAACAAAATACCGTTGGCAATGGCCGAGGCGCTTGCGGATCGGTTGGGCCTTGATGTTGAGCTGGGGATAATCCAGAGCGACAAGGTAGGTCGAACTGATACCGGCGCAGACCATCGCCTGGCGTTCAATCCTACATTCGAGGGTGACGTTAAACAGGGGCAAAAGTACCTGGTTGTTGACGACACTTTGACAATGGGGGGAACGGTCGCCTCTTTGCGGGGCTATGTGGAGAATCGAGGCGGCAAAGTTGTCGCTGCTTCGGTGATGACTGCGCATGAAGGGGCGCTTAACCTGCCGGTTAAGCCTTCCATGTTGGCAGCCATTGAAAATAAGCACGGCCCGAGTATGAATCAATTTTGGCAGGAGACGTTTGGTTATGGAACCGACAAACTCACACAAGGTGAAGCTGGACACCTCAAATCAGCCAAGACCGTTGACGCAATCAGAGAAAGAATCACTGCGGCAAGACATGAAGGCATCGAGCGATTGGGCGCGAACCGAGTTGAAGCGCCGCCGCGCTCAAAAAGCGCGGGGCGTTCGGGTCTAACCGGAGAAAGTCTAGTTTCGTCTGCTGAGGGGTTGGAAGTCGAACAGCAGGCCATGATTGAAGGGGCGTCCGTTGAGCAGGGCTATCAAGAAACCCTTGCCATGTATGTCCAGGCCAAACATGACCAGGTTGAAAGCATTGAGGATCGGCTAGAAAACTTGATCAACCGGCAGCAAGCTCGATTGCAACAAACGCAATCAAACCGCCCCGGTTTTCTGTCTATGCCTGGAACCCGGAAAGCCTGGCAGGCTTCCCAGGCGCAACAGCAAGGCAGGCTCCAGACGCTTCATGCTCGCCTGGAGACAGTCCGGGAAATTAAGGAAGGTATGGGGTTGCATTCGCCGCGTGTTGAAGAGCTGGCGACCAGGAAGATGCGGGCAGAGAACCCCGAGCTGGCTGCGGATTGGGATTCAATGAAGCAGGCCGAGCGGCAGCACCAGGCGTTAATGAAAAAACAGGAGCAGGAGAAGAAGCAAACCCAAGAGAAAAGCAGGGGCTTATCCCTTGGGTTGAATCGACCGCCTCAATAGACAACAAAGCCCGGCATGACCGGGCTTTTCTTTGTATTGCTGCAACACCTTTACCATGACGCCCATAACGCAAGGCCCGCCGCGAAAACGGCCATTCCTGCCGCAATCAAGTTCATGTAAGACACCCTGCGGGCTTCCCGGATCGAGGGCTTGAGTTCCTGGGCTATCGCCTCTTCTACTTGCTGCCTGGCTGCCGCTGCCGTCGCC
Coding sequences within:
- a CDS encoding single-stranded DNA-binding protein — its product is MSHNMFQFIGNLTRDTELHNSQGGSSRAIFDIAVNSTWGKGADKKEKTDFFRIKSFGAIADNAGRYLGKGSKVFVQGRIENTRFEKDGKTEFGTDFIVEKIDYLDTKAPEGQQQG
- the trfA gene encoding plasmid replication initiator TrfA — translated: MADYFNKQEYIRKLIDSGVEPDKAEEIASRTNYYRNRSAQAEVRPIGEAITLPGIPEPEAPALSDTTKAKQNTTEASDPAPAAKGETMSDKKPGRKKGATDALASKVDEARQAALLKHTKQEIKDAQLSLFDIAPWGDHMRALPNDYARSALFTVRNKRAPRLALQNEPIYSIGDDVNITYTGVELRAEDDELVWQQVMEYSKRSPIGDPISFTFYELCKDLGWSINGRYYKKAEECLSRLQASAMQFESKRVGRLESLSLISRFRVLDRGKRNSRCQVMIDEEMVVLFAGDYYSRFIWDKYRKLSPTARRMFDYFASHKEPFPLKLETFRLMCGSESTRAKKWREQVGAACDELRESGLVAHAWVAGEQLHCKRS
- a CDS encoding antirestriction protein; this translates as MTDTTDYTPVTASLVAEDNRMGFYPAAFGEARMMRGEALVLGYMGNLSQDYKGAFWHFYTLSNGGYYMAPAIDTEMHLEVSGNWFSGSMSADAAGIVATLFAFGHLAAEAQGTAEGDALIDRYHFLREYALDHAEAAAILGAID
- the kleA gene encoding stable inheritance protein KleA yields the protein MTTSKIMSWVDALPNVAATDFTARRDSIADKMAEAQELEQRASKLREEAYFASLKLEGDAKGKWSIETVEQAKHRADF
- the kleE gene encoding KleE stable inheritance protein, which codes for MSKSNIIKFPKAGPTDSGPPDPQPKAQAKQQPSKPQSNPKKGGGFLAAILRWVWIGVVLVWPLLKWVISIDVFFQGVRAVYYWDDPTVHAGWTFLAHFAVLTVLTYFVSVFKPKGV
- a CDS encoding transcriptional regulator KorA; the protein is MKKQLTESQFQAAIKGLGVGQQTLEIAHGVLVEGKTQAEFVALLGVTKGAVNQAVKRIWDAHKALTPEGYERVTAILPEHQAFIVKKWAEDAKKKRDT
- a CDS encoding ParA family protein, whose amino-acid sequence is MKTLVTANQKGGVGKTSTLVHLAFDFYERGKKVAVIDLDTQGNASYTLQEFRTGVVASNFFNGGPFDVVNGGDAPGMALIESDAALANMETMSLGRAGEHFRAGIASLAEQGFDVCLIDTAPSLGVSMAAALIAADYVLSPVELEAYSIQGIKKMNAAIANVRKANPKLQFLGMVPSKVDGRNPRHGRHLEQLQQAFPQLMLPTTIGLRSSIADALASGVPVWKIKKTAARKAAKEVRALADLVFTKMEITA
- a CDS encoding transcriptional repressor gene korB, translated to MSAQKEQKMEGLGLEGIGDLSGLLNDPENTNGGGAGPLELALDLIDEDPNQPRTEDNPGFSKSSLEELAATIRHRGVKTPISVRENQDEPGRFIINHGARRFRGSRIAEKETIPAFIDNDYNEADQVIENLQRNELTAREIADYIGRELAKDVKKGDIAAAIGKSAAFVSQHVTLLDLPEPIAEAFNTGRVNDVTVINELVKAYKKNPDEVVAWLADDEQEITRGSVKLLREYLDDKRKHEDEERDPNTVDAFTGQTDAEGDDDQEEEEGETPPKKEPKEQDPDKLKKAIIMVKHDERMGRLMLNRRPTAEGWAWIKYEDDGHEFEADLGTVELMALMDGA
- a CDS encoding DNA-binding protein, producing the protein MAISKEQIFQVADELDAAGQNPTLAAVRKALDGGSYTTISEAMKEWRAAKAADATPIQEPPPPGVMDKLSEVGAEIWGVALELANGRLASEREGLEAARLEMEASRLEAVELADQLSADLDDSRNQVASLEGVAQELRAEVDDLKGKLTTATERATTAEARSGEMERRANDLRSELDRAHQEADKNRQALERVQEAAAKAADTHKAELAQAQADAKQAAKDHKTELAQSQADAKQAAKEYQEQVEALRAQHSQALESAQEAKAAAQAEAERLAAVNSSLESKQAQAEEKLAVLTGEVEKAGAERDSALAAVATAREEAAALRGRVEGLEIALSRGEKGDGSQK
- the kfrB gene encoding IncP plasmid survival protein KfrB (KfrA, KfrB, and KfrC together were shown to be essential for IncP-1 plasmid R751.), which produces MKQRLLVMNGQRIVQTDQGGAWANQKVDKAGALKPGIYNLYMAKEADKSQRHDGVIVHADNNKIYQQIGKNFVMHSKSDFDIVPDIGSAKSISYDAQGKALVAQAVKLSRGRSR
- a CDS encoding phosphoribosyltransferase, with protein sequence MKNEPEYQAAKSGDMPAAIELVDRLLTDETVEKIREQMGDSKPLVLPVLAVEAAGNNKIPLAMAEALADRLGLDVELGIIQSDKVGRTDTGADHRLAFNPTFEGDVKQGQKYLVVDDTLTMGGTVASLRGYVENRGGKVVAASVMTAHEGALNLPVKPSMLAAIENKHGPSMNQFWQETFGYGTDKLTQGEAGHLKSAKTVDAIRERITAARHEGIERLGANRVEAPPRSKSAGRSGLTGESLVSSAEGLEVEQQAMIEGASVEQGYQETLAMYVQAKHDQVESIEDRLENLINRQQARLQQTQSNRPGFLSMPGTRKAWQASQAQQQGRLQTLHARLETVREIKEGMGLHSPRVEELATRKMRAENPELAADWDSMKQAERQHQALMKKQEQEKKQTQEKSRGLSLGLNRPPQ